One region of Culex pipiens pallens isolate TS chromosome 2, TS_CPP_V2, whole genome shotgun sequence genomic DNA includes:
- the LOC120423395 gene encoding probable G-protein coupled receptor Mth-like 1 isoform X2, with protein MKEKRLHLSSRPKMPCSVPVLAGILLVTMMVSAGVGAAQRQPVYINKCCRVGEYYDDSQQLCVVGGIKKWVPKVFLPAKNQIYTDVGNAPVHMKFLENKRPENCKVTAYTTDQILLMGNGSLFLSQKHSLVSSPEYCVDEKVALVCARDNGMDSLQAPEKTTSVWRCCGPNFAYDKENQTCVKLNQSHVNYGARIVQSAHVDLSFRFPDCREHAIAGIFNPDNLHEDTGSVSIDSGKIFASHEYCLEQGLDGKTVYVFSCVEHLQPDSVLVENKDLRFALYSAGLLISVIFLAATLATGYLVTSQHHVLHWRCQTHYVACLLIGDLFLAIVQLSGNSITGPACTMIAITMHFFFLAAFFWLNTMCFNIWWTFR; from the exons ATGAAAGAGAAAAGATTGCACTTGTCGTCGCGTCCAAAAATGCCGTGCAGCGTCCCAGTTTTGGCCGGCATTCTGCTGGTGACGATGATGGTCAGTGCCGGCGTCGGGGCCGCCCAACGGCAGCCGGTCTACATCAACAAGTGCTGCCGGGTTGGCGAGTACTACGACGACTCGCAGCAGCTGTGCGTGGTCGGCGGCATCAAAAAGTGGGTCCCCAAGGTGTTTCTCCCCGCCAAAAACCAAATCTACACCGACGTCGGTAACGCACCGGTCCACATGAAGTTTCTGGAGAACAAACGCCCGGAAAACTGCAAAGTAACCGCGTACACCACCGACCAAATCCTCCTCATGGGCAACGGCTCCCTCTTCCTGAGTCAAAAACACTCCCTAGTCTCATCCCCCGAATACTGCGTCGACGAAAAGGTCGCCCTGGTCTGCGCCCGGGACAACGGAATGGACTCCCTGCAAGCCCCAGAGAAAACGACATCCGTCTGGCGCTGTTGCGGCCCCAACTTCGCCTACGACAAAGAAAATCAAACCTGCGTCAAACTCAACCAATCCCACGTCAATTACGGCGCACGGATCGTCCAGTCGGCCCACGTGGACCTGAGCTTCCGCTTCCCCGATTGTCGGGAGCATGCCATCGCCGGAATCTTCAATCCGGATAACCTTCACGAGGACACCGGCTCGGTGTCGATCGACTCGGGCAAGATCTTTGCGTCGCACGAGTACTGTCTGGAGCAGGGCCTCGACGGGAAGACGGTGTACGTGTTTTCCTGCGTTGAGCACTTGCAGCCGGACTCGGTGCTGGTGGAGAATAAG GACCTCCGCTTCGCGCTCTACTCCGCCGGGCTGCTCATCTCGGTCATCTTCCTGGCGGCCACCCTGGCCACCGGTTACCTGGTGACCTCGCAGCACCACGTGCTGCACTGGCGCTGCCAGACGCACTACGTGGCCTGTCTCCTGATCGGGGACCTGTTCCTGGCCATCGTTCAGCTGTCCGGAAACTCGATCACAGGGCCGGCCTGCACCATGATAG